A single genomic interval of Leishmania panamensis strain MHOM/PA/94/PSC-1 chromosome 25 sequence harbors:
- a CDS encoding hypothetical protein (TriTrypDB/GeneDB-style sysID: LpmP.25.1190), which translates to MLNWWLIVLIILVSLICIGLTVYIIIYFQSEEDSGWDYVPKAVAGLGLILALGSVFLVPFDVANSPDPTLVNKYNQTINTPLMWKIVLWMMAAMAVVICPFFMFFYEAYDPDKPRIGTQIAHGFISTLIIVALFALIVGLCYYYKGFADITFQTYKGMPQMVLPNSTAISYVGESTKSTITIAVSIYTYCIGMLCFFGWIFFFFYGGAGLIAYPIGLIRGFKSRTKAISASLFAEEMTIVLAKADVMLAMCMELQRESRGKMARSTKNKINIMRNEVYFLEARQDQLIWAYTNAGGSPFIVYGKLVLGILCLATAMMWCLQIFVYNTFNADPLLNTLLIRLNDAFALCGVCAYGIFVFYLMWSTFQGQIALGLRLVFFQIHPMKKHDTLVNAFLFNVSLLLITSYAVIFFAVQSFQDYATLTAINGLLNVFVMHLRGIGVFIRWAQFCLLGMSLVALIWAAVAPYKKRRDPTKMRLDDLG; encoded by the coding sequence ATGCTCAACTGGTGGCTGATTGTTCTGATCATCCTGGTGTCGCTGATCTGCATCGGCCTCACCGTCTACATCATCATCTACTTTCAGTCAGAGGAGGACTCGGGCTGGGACTATGTGCCGAAGGCCGTCGCAGGTCTTGGACTCATTCTGGCTCTGGGCAGCGTCTTCCTCGTTCCCTTCGATGTGGCCAACTCGCCAGACCCCACTCTGGTGAACAAGTACAACCAAACGATCAATACTCCACTGATGTGGAAAATTGTGCTGTGGATGATGGCTGCCATGGCGGTCGTGATATGCCCCTTCTTCATGTTTTTCTATGAGGCGTATGACCCAGACAAACCGCGCATTGGAACGCAGATCGCGCACGGCTTCATCTCCACCCTTATCATCGTCGCCCTGTTCGCCCTTATCGTCGGCCTCTGCTACTACTACAAGGGCTTCGCGGACATTACATTTCAGACCTACAAGGGTATGCCGCAGATGGTCTTACCCAACAGCACTGCCATCAGCTACGTGGGCGAGTCGACCAAATCAACCATCACCATCGCTGTCAGCATCTACACGTACTGCATCGGCATGCTCTGCTTTTTTGGGTGgatcttcttcttcttctacGGCGGTGCCGGCCTCATTGCGTACCCCATTGGCCTCATTCGCGGCTTCAAGTCGCGCACCAAGGCCATTAGCGCGAGCCTGTTTGCAGAGGAGATGACCATTGTTCTGGCCAAGGCGGACGTAATGCTGGCGATGTGcatggagctgcagcgtgaaAGCCGCGGCAAAATGGCGCGCTCCACGAAGAACAAGATCAATATCATGCGTAACGAGGTGTACTTCCTGGAAGCACGGCAGGATCAGCTCATCTGGGCATACACGAATGCCGGTGGCTCGCCCTTTATTGTGTATGGAAAGTTGGTGTTAGGGATCCTGTGCCTCGCCACAGCGATGATGTGGTGTTTGCAGATTTTTGTCTACAACACCTTCAACGCAGACCCGCTTCTCAACACGTTGCTGATTCGCCTGAACGACGCCTTCGCGTTGTGCGGGGTATGCGCCTACGGCATCTTTGTCTTTTACCTCATGTGGTCCACGTTCCAGGGGCAGATAGCACTGGGCCTGCGCCTCGTCTTTTTTCAGATTCATCCAATGAAGAAGCATGACACCCTCGTGAACGCCTTTCTGTTCAACGTGAGCCTTCTCCTGATCACCTCCTACGCGGTCATCTTCTTTGCCGTCCAATCCTTCCAGGACTACGCCACTCTGACCGCCATCAACGGCCTTCTCAACGTCTTCGTGATGCATCTGCGCGGCATTGGTGTGTTTATTAGGTGGGCGCAGTTTTGCTTATTGGGCATGTCGTTGGTGGCGCTGATatgggcggcggtggccccGTATAAGAAGCGTCGTGATCCAACCAAGATGCGCCTCGACGATTTGGGCTAA
- a CDS encoding ATPase beta subunit, putative (TriTrypDB/GeneDB-style sysID: LpmP.25.1200), with the protein MLSRVQSAVIRRATGVRAASAAAASVSKPAEHKGRVGYVSQVIGAVVDVHFMEGVPPVLTALDVTEDLGRDEPLTLEIVQHLDANTGRCIAMQTTDLLKLKSKVVSTGGNISVPVGRETLGRIFNVLGDAIDHRGPVCEKMRMAIHAEAPKLADQAAEDTILTTGIKVIDLILPYCKGGKIGLFGGAGVGKTVIIMELINNVAKGHGGFSVFAGVGERTREGTDLYLEMMQSKVIDLKGESKCVLVYGQMNEPPGARARVAQSALTMAEYFRDVEGQNVLLFIDNIFRFTQANSEVSALLGRIPAAVGYQPTLAEDLGMLQERITSTTKGSITSVQAVYVPADDITDPAPATTFSHLDATTVLDRAVAESGIYPAVNPLECASRIMDPDVIDVDHYNVAQDIVQMLTKYKELQDIIAVLGIDELSEEDKVVVDRARKVTRFLSQPFQVAEVFTGMTGHYVQLSDTVESFSGLLMGSYDQIPEMAFYMVGGIKSVLEKAKAMAEEAAAMEKQRRARQASSTSDSQ; encoded by the coding sequence ATGTTGTCTCGTGTGCAGTCTGCGGTGATCCGCCGCGCCACTGGGGTgcgcgctgcgtcggcggcggcggcctctgTTTCGAAGCCTGCGGAGCACAAGGGCCGCGTCGGCTACGTGTCGCAGGTCATTGGTGCCGTGGTGGACGTGCACTTCATGGAGGGCgtgccgccggtgctgacGGCGCTGGACGTGACGGAGGACCTCGGCCGCGATGAGCCGCTGACGCTGGAGATCGTGCAGCACTTGGATGCGAACACCGGCCGCTGCATTGCGATGCAGACGACGGACCTGCTGAAGCTGAAGTCGAAGGTTGTGTCGACCGGCGGCAACATCTCCGTGCCGGTGGGCCGCGAGACGCTGGGCCGCATCTTCAACGTGCTGGGCGACGCGATTGACCACCGCGGCCCCGTGTGCGAGAAGATGCGCATGGCGATCCACGCCGAGGCGCCGAAGCTGGCGGACCAGGCTGCGGAGGACACGATCCTGACGACCGGCATCAAGGTGATCGACCTGATTCTGCCCTACTGCAAGGGCGGCAAGATCGGCCTGTTCGGCGGTGCCGGTGTGGGCAAGACTGTGATCATCATGGAGCTGATCAACAACGTCGCGAAGGGGCACGGCGGCTTCTCCGTGTTCGCCGGCGTTGGCGAGCGCACGCGCGAGGGCACGGACCTGTACCTGGAGATGATGCAGTCAAAGGTGATTGACCTGAAGGGCGAGTCGAAGTGCGTGCTTGTGTACGGGCAGATGAACGAGCCCCcgggtgcgcgcgcgcgcgttgcGCAGTCTGCGCTGACGATGGCCGAGTACTTCCGCGACGTGGAGGGCCAGAACGTGCTGCTGTTCATCGACAACATCTTCCGCTTCACGCAGGCGAACTCCGAGGTgtctgcgctgctgggccGCATCCCGGCCGCCGTGGGTTACCAGCCGACGCTTGCGGAGGATCTTGgcatgctgcaggagcgcattACGTCGACGACGAAGGGATCGATTACGTCTGTGCAGGCTGTGTACGTGCCTGCGGATGATATCACGGACCCCGCGCCCGCGACGACGTTCTCGCACCTGGACGCGACGACTGTGCTGGACCGCGCGGTGGCGGAGTCGGGCATCTACCCTGCCGTGAACCCGCTGGAGTGCGCGTCGCGCATCATGGACCCCGATGTGATCGACGTGGACCATTACAACGTTGCACAGGATATCGTCCAGATGCTGACCAAGTacaaggagctgcaggacatCATTGCGGTGCTTGGCATCGACGagctgagcgaggaggacaaggTCGTGGTGGACCGCGCGCGCAAGGTGACGCGGTTCCTGTCGCAGCCGTTCCAGGTTGCGGAGGTGTTCACCGGCATGACGGGCCACTACGTGCAGCTGAGCGACACGGTGGAGTCGTTCTCTGGCCTGCTGATGGGGTCGTACGACCAGATCCCGGAGATGGCGTTCTACATGGTTGGCGGCATCAAGTctgtgctggagaaggcgaaggcgatggcggaggaggctgcggcgatggagaagcagcgtCGCGCGCGCCAGGCCTCGAGCACGTCGGACTCGCAGTAG
- a CDS encoding alpha-tubulin N-acetyltransferase, putative (TriTrypDB/GeneDB-style sysID: LpmP.25.1180): MRLSAQLTNTKLADEQVPELASVPDGVSRWTGADLDRLRSAARRGGVGAEQQDLAQKLCRTIDILGARSQKTQGLNAVLTSVARLRESNTFRLYLLTQNHRGVGILKMGVKKLFVTHPVTCGLVEVDPLCVLDFYVDENCQRQGYGKKLYAHMLDAEHVSRPELLAIDRPSDKLLGFMKKHYGLTAYTPQVNKFVVFHGFFGHTTVSERGKLLRTTSPTGAAAAATGTKAKNEMPG; this comes from the coding sequence ATGCGTCTATCAGCGCAGCTGACCAATACCAAGCTGGCAGACGAGCAGGTCCCTGAGCTGGCCTCGGTGCCAGACGGTGTCTCTCGCTGGACTGGCGCGGACCTCGACCGCCTACGCAGTGCTGCccgccgtggcggcgtggGGGCGGAACAGCAGGACCTGGCGCAAAAGCTGTGCCGCACCATCGATATCCTCGGTGCTCGTAGCCAAAAAACACAGGGGCTCAATGCTGTCCTCACTTCCGTGGCGCGACTCCGGGAGAGCAATACCTTCCGGCTCTACCTGCTCACACAGAACCACCGCGGCGTCGGTATTCTGAAGATGGGGGTGAAGAAGCTGTTTGTGACGCATCCCGTTACCTGTGGCCTAGTTGAGGTGGACCCCCTCTGCGTGCTGGACTTCTACGTGGACGAGAACTGCCAGCGGCAAGGGTATGGGAAGAAGCTGTACGCGCACATGCTAGACGCGGAGCACGTGTCCAGGCCCGAGTTGCTGGCGATTGACCGCCCCAGTGACAAGCTGCTAGGGTTCATGAAGAAGCACTACGGACTCACCGCGTACACGCCGCAGGTGAACAAGTTTGTCGTCTTTCACGGCTTCTTTGGCCACACCACCGTATCGGAGCGCGGTAAACTACTGCGGACGACATCCCCAAcgggcgctgccgctgccgccaccggcacAAAGGCAAAAAACGAGATGCCCGGGTAG
- a CDS encoding ribosomal protein S25 (TriTrypDB/GeneDB-style sysID: LpmP.25.1210) yields MPPKAGQTKKAKMEAANKGAKKTTKKWSKGQSREALQNAVMFDKETCDKLRSEVPKYKLITPSIISDRLKIAVSIAASGLKQLCREKLIRLVSCSSKTRVYTRIVQAAPAETAAAAPASE; encoded by the coding sequence ATGCCGCCGAAGGCTGGTCAGACGAAGAAGGCCAAGATGGAGGCCGCCAACAAGGGCGCGAAGAAGACCACGAAGAAGTGGAGCAAGGGCCAGTCCCGTGAGGCTCTACAGAACGCCGTGATGTTCGACAAGGAGACGTGCGACAAGCTCCGCAGCGAGGTGCCCAAGTACAAGCTCATCACCCCCTCGATCATCTCTGACCGCCTCAAGATCGCCGtctccatcgctgcctctGGCCTCAAGCAGTTGTGCCGCGAAAAGCTCATCCGCCTGGTGTCGTGCTCCAGCAAGACCCGCGTGTACACGCGTATCGTGCAGGCTGCTCCGGCTGAgacggccgccgctgctccggCTTCCGAGTAA
- a CDS encoding hypothetical protein (TriTrypDB/GeneDB-style sysID: LpmP.25.1170) has translation MPKCPRTAEVSRRLVDAYVTTLRQHLPTYCIRQLDKLPSAQEHQLTRLRQFYPGTPAELLYLLQRVNGTCWETLQALSGSAPSSAAVVQSLSTSASATAAVTAVKSKNMTSTGSTATTNVSPFSPAAALTRTTAPTTAGSAEAGASPTAPSRKMAAPVSTAAGAAAKTAKATTAAAMASEAAAFIKSKIAKKVSTMAGPRPRRPLPHFVALPILGSTYTSCPYYLKSVEQMLASEQQFPPPTATLPDEGEGWPPSQAAAAAQPSSPSFSMRKSSLRAATAPTGGESSDAPGMPVQCSGEVGAAGTVSDSPQSAASGATLNTHSIASVYAGCMIVYGAPPPPPTLSSSLSTGSASNTAASYGGTTGDTRAIFATTPTPSSEVPCVVYVDPRIDIHASFRQWLAFADSVQPHVRGSAPKIPDADPAKVAVAAATKNAADSSRLSPAPTPSQACTPPPPPPMKQFAASRLYIDFKPVELHGGVYGQVIQFVHGNPDSFSVVASDFGEYLKYIMTEEYGFTEELEDDDDNDDEDGGGEGGRSEPPLTGPTPLIITTTDGRPLTPPTPSRADSQQKR, from the coding sequence ATGCCAAAATGCCCTCGCACGGCCGAGGTGTCGCGGCGCCTCGTCGACGCCTACGTGACGACACTACGCCAGCACCTTCCAACGTATTGTATTCGGCAGCTCGACAAATTGCCCAGTGCGCAGGAGCACCAGCTCACGCGTCTACGCCAGTTCTACCCTGGCACCCCAGCGGAGTTGCTATACCTTCTTCAGCGCGTGAACGGAACGTGCTGGGAGACGCTGCAAGCTCTATCCGGCTCCGCACCATCGtcggctgctgtggtgcagtCGTTGTCGACGTCGGCGAGTGCGACTGCCGCGGTGACTGCGGTGAAAAGCAAAAACATGACTTCCACAGGGTCTACTGCAACCACAAACGTATCGCCTTTctcgccggctgctgctttgaCAAGGACTACCGCACCCACCACGGCAGGCTCGGCTGAAGCCGGCGCCTCGCCTACGGCGCCAAGCAGGAAGATGGCCGCGCCtgtctccaccgctgcaggggcggcagcgaagacTGCCAAGGCGACAACTGCGGCTGCGATGGCCTCCGAGGCGGCGGCCTTTATCAAGTCGAAGATCGCCAAGAAGGTGAGTACAATGGCCGGGCCGCGGCcgcgccgccccctccctcatttTGTGGCGCTGCCCATCCTTGGCTCTACTTACACGAGCTGCCCATACTACCTCAAGTCGGTGGAGCAGATGCTGGCGTCAGAGCAGCAATTCCCGCCTCCTACCGCTACGCTGCCCGATGAAGGCGAGGGGTGGCCCCCCTCAcaggcagccgccgcagcacaaCCCTCTTCGCCATCTTTTTCCATGCGAAAGTCGTCCTTGCGGGCTGCCACAGCCCCCACAGGTGGGGAGTCGAGTGATGCTCCCGGTATGCCTGTGCAGTGCAGTGGGGAGGTTGGAGCAGCCGGCACTGTGAGCGACTCGCCCCAGTCTGCTGCTAGCGGCGCTACGTTAAACACGCACTCGATCGCCTCTGTGTATGCCGGATGTATGATTGTTTACGgcgctcctccgccacctccaacATTGTCGTCGTCCCTCAGCACCGGCAGTGCGTCGAACACAGCAGCCTCATATGGCGGCACCACTGGCGATACGAGGGCAATCTTTGCAACTACGCCGACACCATCCAGTGAGGTGCCTTGTGTCGTCTACGTCGACCCTCGCATCGATATTCACGCCAGTTTTCGCCAGTGGCTTGCGTTTGCCGACAGCGTGCAACCGCACGTGCGGGGTTCAGCACCGAAAATCCCGGACGCTGATCCTGCAAAGGTGGCAGTAGCTGCTGCGACGAAGAACGCAGCGGACAGCTCAAggctctctcctgctccgaCCCCGTCCCAGGCatgcacgccgccgccaccaccaccaatgAAGCAGTTTGCTGCCTCACGACTCTACATCGACTTCAAGCCCGTCGAGCTTCACGGTGGTGTGTACGGGCAGGTGATTCAGTTTGTTCATGGAAACCCGGACAGCTTCTCCGTCGTGGCAAGCGACTTTGGGGAGTACTTGAAGTACATTATGACGGAGGAGTACGGCTTCACAGAGGAGCtcgaggacgacgatgacaATGATGACGAAGatggtgggggggagggaggccgCAGCGAGCCACCGTTGACAGGGCCCACACCACTCATCATCACAACTACCGACGGCCGCCCGCTAACACCACCGACCCCATCGCGGGCAGACTCGCAGCAGAAGAGGTaa
- a CDS encoding cytochrome c oxidase VII, putative (TriTrypDB/GeneDB-style sysID: LpmP.25.1160) — MPRPFGVWAPATTLAEYRARIPNPFAYSFRWIYSMKREVFYPPEALAHFKDPQQFKDAVDTIIAMRVSDKIFGEGQKLPRHPVILMLVVMATHSFIIFSALKYYYGTYMPANNPTWRKTVNKEWEEAINNSPWDHMSHVWQYSDEYAAALGDTAAPGQRKFYIPA, encoded by the coding sequence ATGCCGCGTCCGTTCGGTGTTTGGGCTCCGGCCACGACACTCGCCGAGTACCGCGCCCGCATCCCCAACCCGTTCGCGTACAGCTTCAGATGGATTTACTCGATGAAGAGGGAAGTCTTCTACCCACCAGAGGCACTGGCCCACTTCAAAGACCCTCAGCAATTTAAGGACGCCGTCGACACCATTATCGCGATGCGTGTCTCGGATAAGATCTTCGGCGAGGGCCAGAAGCTCCCTCGCCATCCTGTCATTCTCATgttggtggtgatggcgacgCACAGTTTCATCATCTTCAGCGCACTCAAGTACTACTATGGAACCTATATGCCGGCAAACAACCCAACGTGGCGCAAGACAGTCAAcaaggagtgggaggaggccaTCAATAACTCCCCGTGGGACCACATGTCGCACGTTTGGCAATACAGTGATGAGTacgcggctgcgctgggTGATACCGCTGCTCCCGGACAGCGCAAGTTCTACATTCCCGCTTAA
- a CDS encoding modification methylase-like protein (TriTrypDB/GeneDB-style sysID: LpmP.25.1220), with the protein MASPTSYPSSYPAGIFVVRSKQQLAPLVARLRATRRLKPGRNVTEFDGEHFAELAEAPGSRLPVSAPAMHGGGTVNREEAQAGSANAEAACSLRGTVMYLRETTEAEAAELEMSTQAGKRRGLSGSDGITIPLPTSFSTSKLHSTSMRAAGSGATSERCVIITACDSVQGEEFLSLLRVPYGERAGARWPPYMAAHVVGTFAEAELRELLSPGESNGGSSTGTDGCGGNEWMESSVPVAYIRGIRRFHRVCCPVLAEMPSALAAMRRTALLQRHHRLVQCDEAAGDNTCPPPSLQGATPLLAAAHLQPSSSPPVGLSRDPDAACAPLFTFSELFCGIGMFRSGLERVGGRAAFAVDFAPPAQIVYALNHRCLHDCPAALQLPNATLNGPREDTGGSLTPSSSSSSGTRLTAAASAVACQHAETEGSSLDATACSVPPLVGNITEIPNAFFPTHDVLTGGFPCQSFAKAGDAAGLHAEKGWLFYEVVRVVAATQPTAFLLENVDHLIEVEAGAQLAEILARLRHPTSSLAAPTVEDVAVEYEVQYVVVDGGALTPQTRKRVYFFGFKVASALVPVREASLGYSLSPFTLPRADDGEARATAARVITDALQRIKVTSLDSPYRSVQELLVHPSTVNASRLAPQSRSMRDEPTGTSGGAKSPASSSAHSDLQLTHAQWEAVRRSRTYRQNPLWRLCDLQGRARTLLGSYRTSYQLYSEFVPSSPELTQDEVAAMLLEGMSLRPGGDAADARAGGPEGSAIPAPAPPPLRFFALRECARLQGIEDGFLLPHDTTQIPSSADAGAIPAAVLRQVPSGAVYKLIGNAVNPRVVACLGGAIASYLQERRC; encoded by the coding sequence ATGGCGTCCCCGACATCCTACCCGTCTTCGTACCCGGCTGGCATCTTTGTGGTCCGCTCCAAACAACAACTGGCGCCTCTAgtggcgcggctgcgcgcgACCCGACGGCTAAAGCCAGGGCGTAATGTGACTGAGTTTGACGGCGAGCACTTTGCTGAGTTGGCGGAGGCGCCGGGGAGCAGGCTACCGGTGAGCGCGCCTGCAATGCATGGGGGTGGCACAGtcaacagagaagaggctCAGGCAGGCAGCGCTAatgcggaggcggcgtgcaGCCTGAGGGGGACGGTGATGTATCTTCGTGAGACAACCGAGgccgaagcagcggagcTTGAGATGTCCACTCAagcagggaagaggaggggactTTCTGGCAGCGATGGCATCACTATACCTCTGCCCACAAGCTTCTCCACGTCCAAGCTGCATTCGACGAGTATGCGCGCAGCTGGCTCAGGGGCGACGAGTGAACGGTGTGTGATTATCACAGCGTGCGACTCTGTCCAAGGTGAGGAGTTCCTTTCGCTGCTACGCGTCCCTTATGGTGAACGTGCAGGGGCACGATGGCCACCGTACATGGCAGCACACGTAGTCGGCACGTTTGCGGAGGCAGAGCTTCGCGAACTTCTCTCCCCGGGTGAATCGAATGGCGGAAGCAGCACCGGAACCGACGGTTGTGGCGGAAACGAGTGGATGGAATCCTCTGTGCCAGTGGCTTACATCCGGGGTATCCGGCGGTTTCACCGCGTGTGCTGCCCAGTGCTAGCGGAGATGCCATCTGCACTtgcagcgatgcggcgcacagcattgctgcagcgccatcatcgcctcGTCCAATGTGATGAGGCTGCCGGCGACAACACGTGtccaccgccatcactgcAAGGGGCCACGCCATTGCTAGCAGCCGCCCACCTTCAACCCAGTAGCTCTCCACCGGTTGGTCTCTCTCGAGACCCCGACGCCGCCTGCGCACCGTTATTCACCTTCTCCGAGTTGTTTTGCGGCATCGGCATGTTCCGCAGTGGTCTGGAGCGTGTCGGTGGTCGTGCTGCTTTCGCTGTCGATTTtgcgcctcctgcgcagATCGTCTACGCACTCAACCACCGCTGTTTGCACGATTGCccagccgcgctgcagctgcctaACGCGACGCTGAACGGTCCCCGAGAGGACACCGGAGGCTCACTCACTCcaagcagcagtagcagcagcgggaccAGATTGAcggctgccgcttccgcaGTAGCCTGCCAACATGCCGAGACAGAGGGAAGCTCTCTTGATGCCACTGCGTGTTCTGTGCCGCCCCTCGTCGGCAATATCACCGAGATTCCTAACGCCTTCTTTCCCACGCACGACGTGCTCACCGGCGGCTTTCCATGCCAGAGCTTCGCGAAAgctggcgacgctgcagggTTGCAcgcagagaaggggtggtTGTTCTATGAGGTGGTGCGGGTGGTGGCCGCCACTCAGCCGACAGCGTTCTTGCTGGAGAATGTGGATCATCTTATCGAGGTCGAGGCTGGCGCGCAGCTCGCTGAGATCCTTGCCCGACTCCGTCACCCGACGTCGTCCTTGGCCGCGCCAACCGTTGAGGATGTCGCCGTGGAGTACGAAGTGCAGTACgtggtcgtggatggcggtGCCCTAACACCGCAGACACGCAAACGGGTGTACTTCTTCGGTTTCAAGGTTGCCTCAGCTCTGGTGCCGGTCCGTGAGGCATCCCTTGGCtattccctctctccgttcACCCTGCCTCGTGCTGACGATGGGGAGGCACGCGCAACTGCCGCCCGAGTGATCACTGATGCCCTTCAGCGAATCAAGGTGACTTCTCTTGACTCCCCATACCGCAGTGTCCAGGAGTTGCTCGTGCACCCCTCCACTGTTAACGCGTCGCGCTTAGCACCACAAAGTCGCTCAATGCGGGACGAGCCAACTGGCACGTCAGGCGGGGCGAAGAGTCCTGCCTCAAGCTCAGCACACAGCGACCTTCAGCTGACTCACGCACAATGGGAGGCCGTACGGCGCAGTCGCACGTACCGGCAGAACCCGCTGTGGAGGCTGTGTGACCTGCAGGGGCGGGCTCGCACCCTGCTGGGCAGCTACCGCACGAGTTATCAGCTCTACTCAGAGTTTGTGCCTTCATCACCAGAGCTGACTCAGGATGAGGTCGCTGCGATGCTACTGGAGGGGATGTCGCTGAGGCCAGGGGGTGACGCCGCTGATGCACGCGCTGGCGGTCCAGAGGGGTCGGCAATTCCggctccagcgcctccaccactACGTTTCTTTGCGTTACGCGAGTGCGCGCGCTTGCAAGGAATCGAGGAtggttttcttcttccccacGACACAACGCAGATCCCGTCAAGCGCTGATGCTGGCGCTATTCCTGCCGCAGTGCTCCGCCAGGTACCCTCCGGTGCCGTGTACAAGCTGATCGGCAATGCAGTCAACCCACGAGTTGTGGCATGCTTGGGCGGCGCCATCGCATCCTACCTGCAAGAacgacgctgctga